In the genome of Populus alba chromosome 11, ASM523922v2, whole genome shotgun sequence, one region contains:
- the LOC140956098 gene encoding uncharacterized protein produces the protein MDPNSSNVLRDIQEQLQLMRTEMSNMSNQMNNLSGRMESIETLQVRQSSESEHSNDNPRNPQRPVPRRNRHHNQRQGHNDFDDPNDSEHSNDYHQRPVHPRNRQYNRNQGHHEYDDPDERVMRHVKVEAPTFEGQLDPWVFDRWIRDMDQFFGWYNLSENRRVRFAKMKLGGTARLYWESVEESLIRRGQPPITDWVEMKTKLEEKYLPRSYRGNLLDQWNNLRQGGKSANEYVAQFDEYRMRCAVREDEVMTLSRFRKGLNDDLRREVVLRGVYTLDEAYTLVQNYDLVTKSQWTRRQDTRNTPSRPQPGSNNSILGAPPRKPNPLISQIPREDKGKGIFHEAPRTSRIQCFKCQGFGHISSSCPNKALFIKGQEDVGDEDNCDDKIYEPNPDDFQDLNDEDDESHLLGCVRSIPAQIKTIRLGVVRCALTQPKGTEDWRRTAIFYTYIKCGDKGCKIIIDSGSCINAVSSGSVSRLGLKSIPHPKPYSVSWVNDTSIAVKERCLFPIKIFDYHDEIWCDVIPMDVGHVILGRPWLYDLDVTIFGRSNSCSFTFQGKKIQLIGLPPRPNDNSQKKNKVKEGGLNIISPKEFDKEICEESVVFAVVAKEIVDDFLEEPPEEVREVLKEFLDVFPSELPDALPPMRDVQHAIDFVPGATLPNLPHYRMNPSEHAELQRQVCELLQKGFIRESLSPCAVPALLTPKKDGSWRMCVDSRAINRITIKYRFPIPRLDDMLDMMAGAQIFSKIDLKSGYHQIRIRPGDEWKTAFKTKDGLYEWLVMPFGLSNAPSTFMRVMTQVLRPFMGKFLVVYFDDILIYSKTKEEHFDHLIQVCTTLRKTSLFANVKKCSFFTDQVVFLGFIVSWKGVSADPQKVQAIVDWPEPKTIHEVRSFHGLATFYRRFIKGFSTIMSPITDCLKQGEFKWSKGANRAFEEVKKKMTEAPVMRLPDFTKVFEVECDASGVGIGGVLSQERHPVAYFSEKLNEAKQKYSTYNKEFYAVVQALRYWRHYLLPQEFVLYSDHEALRYLNSQKKLNHRHGHWVEYLQAYSFVLKHKSGIENKAADALSRRVTLLSVMSVGVTGFERLKEEYESCPEFGEIYLTLKDEHHRVINGYHLQDGYLFRDNKLCIPKTSVRDFLIWEIHAGGLSGHFGRNKTIEEVERQFFWSSLKRDVAKLVGQCRTCQLAKHRKQNTGLYTPLPVPTCPWQDVSMDFVLGLPRTAKKHDSIFVVVDRFSKMAHFIPCTKTTDASRVAKLYFDEIVKLYGLPQTIVSDRDVRFTSYFWKTLWHMVGTKLKFSTAYHPQTDGQTEVVNRSLGNLLRCLVSDHNRNWDLILPTAQFAYNSSINRSIGMSPFEVVHGYKPRKPLDLLPMSLHARVSESAESFAHRIQDLHIEITKQIQASNAQYKLQVDAHRRHNEFNVGDYVMIRIRPERFPSGANRKLHARSAGPFKVLQRVGPNAYVLDLPHDFGISSTFNIEDLVAYHKPLPIPNDPFETPLNPPPDDPNETSIPFTLTSAQKDNIDAILDEQVVFNRNGEIQRFLVRWVGRPDSDCTWITRDTLQQLDPDLWEYYQSRPLLHSTGSSFSNPGRVDGDTRPTPQITRVYGRRRRRMAQPVTLWLGD, from the coding sequence ATGGACCCGAACTCCAGTAATGTTCTTAGAGATATTCAAGAACAATTACAACTTATGCGAACGGAAATGAGCAACATGTCTAATCAAATGAACAATCTTTCTGGGAGAATGGAGTCCATAGAAACTTTGCAAGTAAGACAATCTAGTGAGAGTGAACATTCAAATGACAACCCTAGAAATCCTCAAAGACCAGTTCCTCGTAGGAACCGACATCATAACCAACGCCAGGGTCACAATGACTTTGATGACCCTAATGATAGTGAGCATTCCAATGACTACCATCAAAGACCAGTTCACCCTAGGAACCGTCAGTACAACCGCAATCAAGGCCATCACGAATATGATGACCCTGACGAGCGAGTCATGAGGCATGTTAAGGTAGAAGCCCCAACTTTTGAGGGTCAACTTGACCCATGGGTTTTTGATAGATGGATCCGTGACATGGATCAATTCTTTGGCTGGTATAATCTATCTGAGAATAGAAGGGTAAGATTTGCAAAGATGAAACTTGGTGGTACCGCTCGACTCTATTGGGAAAGTGTAGAAGAGTCTTTGATTAGGAGGGGTCAACCCCCTATCACTGATTGGGTTGAAATGAAGACTAAGTTAGAAGAGAAGTACTTGCCTCGTTCTTATAGAGGAAATCTTTTGGACCAGTGGAATAACCTGAGACAAGGAGGCAAGTCTGCCAATGAATATGTGGCACAATTTGATGAGTATAGGATGAGGTGTGCAGTTAGGGAGGATGAAGTGATGACCCTAAGTAGATTTCGAAAAGGCTTAAATGATGACCTTAGAAGAGAGGTTGTGCTTAGGGGTGTTTATACCCTTGATGAAGCTTATACCCTAGTACAAAATTACGACTTGGTCACAAAAAGCCAATGGACAAGACGTCAGGACACTCGTAATACCCCTTCTAGGCCTCAACCTGGTAGTAATAACTCCATATTAGGTGCCCCACCTCGTAAACCCAATCCTTTGATTTCCCAGATACCTAGAGAAGACAAGGGTAAGGGTATTTTTCATGAAGCACCTAGAACTTCAAGAATTCAGTGTTTTAAGTGTCAGGGTTTTGGTCATATTTCCTCTAGCTGCCCTAATAAGGCTTTGTTCATCAAGGGGCAAGAGGATGTAGGTGATGAAGATAATTGTGATGATAAGATATATGAACCCAATCCCGATGATTTTCAAGATCTCaatgatgaggatgatgagTCTCACTTGCTAGGATGTGTTAGGTCTATACCCGCTCAAATCAAGACAATCAGGTTAGGTGTGGTTAGATGTGCTTTAACACAACCTAAAGGAACTGAGGATTGGAGAAGGACTGCTATCTTTTACACTTACATTAAATGTGGAGATAAAGGGTGTAAGATCATCATAGACAGTGGTAGCTGTATCAATGCAGTTTCATCGGGTAGTGTATCCCGCTTAGGCCTAAAGTCTATCCCACACCCTAAGCCGTATAGTGTGTCGTGGGTTAATGATACATCTATAGCAGTCAAAGAGAGATGTCTTTTTCCCATTAAGATTTTTGACTATCATGATGAAATTTGGTGTGATGTCATTCCCATGGATGTGGGGCATGTCATTTTGGGTAGGCCTTGGTTATATGATTTGGACGTTACAATCTTTGGACGATCAAATTCTTGTTCATTtacttttcaaggtaaaaaaatccaacttatTGGATTACCTCCAAGGCCTAATGATAATAGTCAAAAGAAGAATAAAGTGAAAGAAGGAGGACTTAACATAATAAGTCCTAAGGAGTTTGATAAGGAGATTTGTGAGGAGTCTGTTGTGTTTGCTGTAGTGGCTAAGGAGATTGTAGATGACTTTTTAGAAGAGCCACCTGAAGAGGTACGAGAAGTGTTGAAAGAATTTCTAGATGTTTTTCCTTCTGAACTACCTGATGCTTTGCCTCCTATGCGTGATGTTCAGCACGCCATAGATTTTGTCCCTGGGGCCACGTTACCAAACTTGCCTCACTATAGGATGAACCCGAGTGAACATGCTGAGTTGCAAAGGCAAGTATGTGAGTTGTTACAAAAGGGATTTATACGAGAGAGTTTGAGCCCTTGTGCAGTACCTGCACTGTTAACACCCAAGAAAGATGGATCATGGAGAATGTGTGTTGACAGTCGAGCCATAAATAGAATTACAATCAAGTATCGTTTTCCAATTCCTCGATTGGATGACATGCTAGATATGATGGCAGGAGCCCAAATCTTTTCTAAGATTGACTTAAAAAGTGGGTATCATCAGATTAGGATCCGTCCTGGagatgagtggaaaacagcTTTTAAGACTAAGGATGGTTTATATGAATGGCTAGTCATGCCTTTTGGCCTGTCTAATGCACCAAGCACTTTTATGAGAGTAATGACACAAGTGCTTCGGCCATTTATGGGAAAGTTCTTGGTGGTATACTTTGATGATATTCTTATTTACAGCAAAACCAAGGAAGAACATTTCGATCATCTTATTCAGGTTTGTACCACCCTAAGAAAGACAAGTTTGTTTGCAAATGTCAAAAAGTGTTCATTCTTTACTGATCAAGTGgtctttttagggtttatagtATCATGGAAAGGAGTTTCTGCTGACCCCCAAAAAGTTCAAGCGATAGTAGATTGGCCGGAACCTAAGACTATTCATGAGGTTCGTAGTTTTCATGGGCTTGCCACTTTCTATCGTCGTTTTATTAAGGGATTTAGCACCATCATGTCACCTATTACAGATTGTTTGAAACAAGGTGAGTTTAAGTGGAGTAAAGGAGCTAATAGGGCATTTGAAGAGGTTAAGAAGAAAATGACGGAGGCCCCAGTAATGCGGCTACCTGATTTTACTAAAGTGTTTGAAGTAGAATGTGATGCTTCGGGAGTTGGCATAGGTGGAGTACTTAGTCAAGAACGTCACCCTGTAGCTTACTTTAGTGAGAAACTTAATGAGGCAAAACAAAAGTACTCAACTTATAATAAGGAGTTTTATGCGGTGGTTCAGGCCTTGCGCTATTGGCGCCATTACTTGTTACCACAAGAGTTTGTTCTTTACTCCGATCATGAGGCCCTTCGCTATCTTAACTCCCAAAAGAAGCTTAATCATAGGCATGGTCATTGGGTTGAATATTTGCAAGCATACTCATttgttttgaaacataaatctgGAATAGAGAATAAGGCTGCAGATGCTTTGAGTCGTCGGGTGACGCTGTTATCTGTAATGAGTGTTGGAGTCACAGGATTTGAGAGACTTAAGGAGGAGTATGAATCTTGCCCAGAATTTGGAGAAATATACTTGACATTGAAGGATGAGCATCACCGTGTTATAAATGGTTATCACCTCCAAGATGGGTACCTATTTCGAGATAATAAGCTTTGTATCCCGAAAACATCTGTGCGTGATTTTTTGATATGGGAGATTCATGCTGGAGGTCTCTCAGGACATTTTGGAAGGAATAAAACCATTGAAGAAGTGGAACGTCAGTTTTTTTGGTCTAGTTTGAAAAGAGATGTCGCCAAATTAGTAGGTCAGTGTCGAACTTGCCAACTCGCTaagcatagaaaacaaaatactggTCTTTACACTCCATTACCCGTGCCTACTTGCCCTTGGCAAGATGTAAGCATGGATTTTGTGCTTGGGCTTCCACGTACTGCAAAGAAACATGATTCTATTTTTGTGGTTGTCGATCGCTTCTCTAAGATGGCCCATTTTATTCCTTGTACTAAGACCACAGATGCTTCTAGAGTCGCAAAACTCTATTTTGACGAGATTGTCAAGTTGTACGGCCTTCCCCAAACCATAGTTTCAGATAGGGATGTTAGATTTACAAGTTATTTCTGGAAAACCCTTTGGCATATGGTGGGAACCAAATTGAAGTTTTCTACTGCTTACCACCCCCAAACTGATGGTCAAACTGAGGTGGTTAACAGGAGTTTGGGTAACCTTTTAAGGTGTCTAGTGAGTGATCATAATCGGAATTGGGATCTGATTCTTCCTACGGCCCAGTTTGCCTATAATAGCTCCATCAATAGGTCAATAGGCATGAGTCCCTTTGAAGTTGTACATGGTTACAAGCCTAGGAAACCTTTAGATCTTCTTCCTATGTCCCTTCATGCTAGAGTGTCTGAGTCAGCCGAGTCTTTTGCACATAGAATTCAGgatttgcatattgagatcactaaacaaattcaagcaagtaatgcGCAATATAAACTTCAAGTTGATGCACATAGACGACATAATgagtttaatgttggagacTATGTTATGATACGGATTAGACCCGAACGGTTTCCTTCGGGAGCTAATCGAAAATTGCATGCACGTAGTGCCGGGCCTTTcaaagtgctacaacgggttgGTCCAAATGCTTATGTTCTTGATTTACCACATGATTTTGGCATTAGCTCTACATTTAACATTGAGGATCTAGTTGCATACCACAAACCACTTCCTATTCCAAATGACCCATTCGAAACACCACTTAACCCCCCTCCTGATGATCCTAATGAAACCTCTATCCCTTTTACCTTGACATCAGCACAAAAGGATAATATTGATGCTATTCTGGATGAACAAGTTGTTTTTAACAGGAATGGTGAGATTCAGCGGTTTCTAGTTCGCTGGGTGGGTCGACCCGACTCAGACTGCACTTGGATTACTAGAGATACTTTGCAGCAGCTTGACCCAGATCTTTGGGAGTACTATCAGAGTCGGCCACTGCTACACTCGACAGGGTCGAGTTTCTCTAACCCCGGGAGAGTTGATGGGGACACCAGGCCCACGCCACAGATTACACGAGTATATGGACGGAGACGACGTAGGATGGCCCAGCCTGTCACGCTTTGGTTGGGAGACTAA